A genomic stretch from Streptococcus oralis includes:
- a CDS encoding LURP-one-related/scramblase family protein: MKTFLVKQKFRLGGERFDIKDDRGVVNYQVEGSFFQIPKTFTIYDAYGEQVSEISKEFFTLLPRFTIQLRNGSNFVIRKKLTFWRDKYEFDNLGLRIEGNIWDLNFKLLDDRDQLVAEIRKEIFHLTSTYTVTVYEDSYADLVISLCVAIDYVEMLESQSN, translated from the coding sequence AGTTTCGTCTTGGGGGCGAACGCTTTGATATCAAGGATGATAGAGGAGTAGTGAACTATCAGGTGGAGGGTTCTTTCTTCCAAATCCCTAAGACCTTTACCATCTATGACGCCTATGGTGAACAAGTTAGTGAGATTAGTAAAGAATTTTTCACCTTACTTCCTCGCTTTACTATTCAGTTACGAAACGGTTCCAATTTCGTTATTCGTAAGAAGTTGACCTTCTGGCGAGATAAGTATGAGTTTGATAATCTGGGACTTCGCATCGAGGGCAATATCTGGGATTTGAATTTCAAATTGCTAGATGATCGTGATCAGCTTGTTGCCGAGATTCGGAAAGAGATTTTCCATTTGACCTCAACTTACACCGTAACCGTCTATGAAGACTCTTATGCAGACCTGGTCATTTCCCTCTGTGTCGCAATTGACTATGTGGAAATGCTAGAAAGCCAATCAAATTAA